The Trichosurus vulpecula isolate mTriVul1 chromosome 9, mTriVul1.pri, whole genome shotgun sequence region TTTGGGTGAAGGTATCCCGTCCGAGCATATACACCTGTGTATATACATCAAAGGATTCTGCCATCTTCCTTCGCCCTTTCAATatgattttccttctttcatcttaTGAGATGCAAATGTACAGGGGAATAAGTATGAACATAGGGTGGGGATGTCTCAAAGGGATTTTCCAATATTTTCTGGGGTTGACTGAGAAAaacaagagttaagtgactcgcccaaggttacACGACTgaatgtctgaagtcaaattcgaactcaggaaggtgagtgttgctgactccagggctcctCCAGGATCCTctatgctgcctagctgccccgcCTCTTTGATAGGATACCTAATCTGCCTGTCTGTACTATgtgttctgtttttttaaggatttttttttatttggtttatCCCAAGTATTTGCAACTTAGTTGCAAGCGCTCATCAGGGTGGCTTTCTGCGATGCCAAGGCCTCACTGCCTTGGCGGGCTGGTTTAACCAATCCTTCCAGGGCAGCCGCCTTTTCCAGCAGCAGCACTGCCTGGGGATGCGCGGCTGGGGATCATCAGGCAACTCCGGGTGGGTAATGTCCGGGAGCGGGTCCCAAAACTCGCATAGAGCCCAAGCGGGTAGCCGCGCCACATGAGACGGGACACGCCTTAGACCGAGAAAACTCTCGGCCTCCCTTGGACAAAAGCCAGAAGCTGAGGCCGCCGCCACCTCTTCCTCCAGCGTCCGGGCGGCAGCGGCAGCTGCTTTTCCCCGGGTGTCCGGCTGCTGCACGCGCAGGGCTGGCGGGCCAGGCAGTCGGGTACTGGACCGATGTGGCGCATGCGTGGTGCCGCCGCCAGGCGTTGGGGCTGCGGCGGCGACGGCAGCGACGGCGATGGCGGGGGTAGCTGTGGCCGCGGCCAGGAGCGTTTGTGCCGGGTGTTCGGAGGGGCCGGCGGTGGTGGCTGCTGCTGCCGCGGCGGTTGGAGAGGCCGCGCGGGCGGTGCCCGGCAGCAGCTGGAGGAGCGGTTCGCGGACTTGGCAGCGAGCCACCAGGAGGCGATCCGCGCGCGGGATGAGCGGGACCGGCAGAACGCGCGGCTGCGCGAGGAGAACGGGCGCCTGCGGCTCGAGAACCGGCGGCTGAAGCGCGAGAACCGCAACCTCTTCCGGCAGGCGCTGCAGCGGCAGGACGAGGAGCAGTCCACGGAGCCCACGCGGGCCGcggcagggggaggggagcatgGCGAGCCAGACTCGGAGGAGGAAAGCGGAGGTGCCGCGGAGGCCTGCGAGCACGTCCGGGGCGTTGCGGCGGACCCGAAGGAGCGGAGAGCCGGAGAAGGCCCGGAAGAGCCTGGGAGCCCCCGGGCCCTGAGGGCCCGCCTCGAGAGGCTGGAGGCCATGTACCGCCGGGCCCTGCTGCAGCTACACCACGAACAGCAGTGGCAGCATCGTCGGGCCCAGGCCCAGAAGGCGGaggcaaaggaggaggaggaagaagggcgGCTTGAGCTGGAGATCGGAGCTCCAGATCCCGCACCCCTCCTCTAGTTTCGCGGCCTGAGAAAGCAGGAGGCGGGGCTGCTTTTCTGACAGGAATGGAGCGGGGAGACCAGCCCTTCCTTCCCCCGCCTCCCAGGACCCCCGCACACTTGTCTTGGTCCAAATGCAAGGACACTTGGATGTCTCTCCTGAAATACAGGAGAACTGTGCTAATGGACAGGTCCTCAGTCTTCCCGCCCTCCACCGTCTTCTGCACAGGATCAGGGAGGGTTCCATCCTTAAGCTGTAGTTAGCTGGAACCAGGCCTGGAGGCCCGCGCAGGAGCCACACAATCGGGGACACAGAGGCTGGAGACTTGGCCTCTGCCATGTGCCACTGCCAGTGCCAGCTTTCTGTGTGAGAGCATCATATGCTACTTGTGGCATTTAGGTGaagttattaaaaacaaaagcaaacaaaaccagCATGAGAGAACTGTATGCCAAGCTGTGCCTCTTAATGACTGAACTATCTCCTACTTCTTACCCCTCCCTAGTTTTGTGGAGGAATTGTTTTGCCTCATTTTGGTTCTTTGAGATTTGAAGTAACCATTTTTCTTGAGTTGCTTAGCTTGGCCATTAACACATTCTTTTTAAAGGGCCCAGGTTGAATGTGGGTGAGGTTTAAATAGGTGTTTTAAACTTAgagctttgttttctttaaaaaccattttaatgGAAAGTAATCCATTCTAATATTATCTTTTGGTTCCAGCCTTATTTCTGCTAGGTACTGATTTATCTACCttgaccatttaaaaatttttgcctTATGGGGCATTTGAATAAAACAagttaaatgtaataaaattttgGTATACTAATAAAAGTTTCCAGGACTTTATTTGTAGATTACATTTTGTAGTActctattttatatgtattttttatcaAAAtaagtttgctttaaaaaattatattcagaGTTAAGCAGATTTTATAACATTCATATTTTAGCAGCCAGTGTAGTTTATTTTTTACTATTCAAGAACTTTTGGAATTTTTAACTAGATGTCATAAATTGACCAAAAAGTATAATTGAACAGTTAGGATAGTGaggtaaatatatatttttgagaAACTACATACAGGTAAACCACCTAGGGAAAATATATGTAGTCACTGCATCTCAAAGTTCTGGTAGCATATGACTTTATGGTATTTCCATGGACATACATTTCGTACATAATGGTTCTCTGTTACACATACATAGTTAAATACAGTCCATGGCTGTTGTTCAAACCGCCTTTCCTTTCTGATCAAGtattaaaaagaaattggaaagagGATAGAAACAATAAGAATGATCTCcatctttctgcttcagtttcataCAGgaaccaattttcccacatatggCACATAAAAAGAAGCAGCTTAATTTGAGGAAAGAACTCTAGatttggtgtttaaaaaaaaaaaaaacaaaacttggatTGGAATTGAAACTATCTGTGTAATCCTAGGTCAAGTcagtctttctgggcctcagttttctcacctataaaattaaggagttggcCTAAATGATTTCCTGAGAAGTTTTATAACTTATCACATTTAGATACTCAAGAACAGTCACATCTTGAAGACTCGTAGAAGTAAGTCTTGAAAAAAATCTGTGAAATTGCTTTTCAGGCTAGTACAAATTCATCCTTGATGACTTATATATACCTTTTCATACAACTAATATCTTCTACCCAGGGACTCGTGGATATTACCTTATTAATGCAGTTATGAAGTTAATTCCAAATTGTATTACTACTTTTGTACAGGTGGAGAAATGTGTCAAGTATTTCATTTAAGGTCAAAGTTCACATTAAACTGTGACGAATATGGAAATATAATAAAAGACTAATAATtccagaacaacaacaacaaaaaaaacacctGACATTCAAATACTGATACTCAcatctccaaaatatttttactGTATAAGTAATAGTGATTGCTGGCAGCAAACCAATCTGGtgaaaaaattgttttgtaaaatgTGGCCAAAATAATTTATGAAGGCTTCCAAGCATGGTTTATGaaaagcatcttttaaaaacttgctaaaaactaaaataaaattaatttgcaaATGATGTGTATTTAAACTCTTAAGTTTGCTAAAATGGATCAAATATGGTAGTGCTTTAttgtaaaaaatattattaaagtaggatgtaaaatagatattttaagGGCATAAAGTCTTTGGGAGTTTTAGTTAAGCCAATAGATATGTAGCGTCCAAAGTGGAAAACTAGTTAATACATAATTGCAAGTTATGACactttaatgtttttaatttttatcagttTAGGTGAACTTTTAGACATTGAATGGAAGTAAAGATTATTATTAAAAGCCACATGTGTAGAACATGAAACAGTATACTTGGTGAGATTGATTAACCACATTTTCTAACTGACATGCCGCATCCCGCTGATCACTGAGTACTTAAACCTTCTCTGTTTTGGACCTAAGTAGGTTGGGGCCTCTTTAGACAGTCTGGTACCTGGCCCCCATCTGGAGCTCCTGTCTCGGTGCTGAAGGTTAACTAGTTTGGTGtactgcaactcagaactcctgaacttaAGTGATCCATCTGTCTCAACCTTCCTTGTAATAGGGATTACAGATGTTGTGTGCCTGATCTTTTCAGAGCATTACAAGATTGCCAAGTAAATCACTGATGCTTAATAATGATATCTTGTGTCTCTAACCATTGAAAAGTAGTACTCATGGACAAACTTCCAACAAATTCCGGTGCATTGTTCTCTATGATATACTTGAAAGCTTCTTATTAGCCTTACTTAAATGTTATAAGATATTTCTTTGCTAATTGTCTATGGTTACTGCCACTATAATGAAGTAATAGTACAAACTACAaaaaagttttgggttttttttttctttccttttctgatggCATGTAAAAATAGAGATTTTGCTTCCAGGTAACAAGACTGCTTCTCATTAGAGATTCTAATGGAGAATTTGGCAAGCACATTTTGGCAAGTCTTGATAAGTGGTACAAACAATTAAAAACAGTTTTGTAACTCTactttttcttattaaaaaaatctttataccTCTCATATATCCGGTGTACAAATTAAAGAGAGCACTTGTATTTTATCCACCTGTGACTTTGCTCTGGCTCGTTGTAGTCATAGCATGAGCATTTTATTACCAGCATGAAtggtgtgacagagagagaggagttgaGCAAGAGgataaataaaatggagaaaatgtttttccACTTCAGTTATTTTTAGTCTTCACAGTCTGGTAGTTATTTGATGTGAATTTTAGGATATTCAGACACATCCATTTTCAAATGTGACCATAAAGAGTATTCTAAAGTAAATGATAATGTTTAGATAATGCCATTACTTTTTATTGGAGCAAAAACTCAATAATTAGcggcatattatatatatagaagtgctctgaaaatattttaagtgcttttcaaatacaaTTGGAATGCTtaggcatagtggaaagagtgataTATTTGATGTCAAaaaacctgggcttgaatcctgctTGAATACTACTCAtgtaactttaggcaaatcatttaacttctctcagccttgaCAGTCAGTTTGAAGACCAAAGGCATTCTTGCCAAGAAATAGTTCAATTATTATTCTCCTAAGGAAATTAAATGTAGGTTCTTGGAGTTATCCTTGACTTCATTTTTGTAATTTACTATTGTATATGATACTTGGCtttgattccatttttttttaatttcatagtgaatcagtgaaaaaaaaaaactttaaagataAGGTTCcatgattggaaaaaaaatacttttgcaTGTGGAAATATTTTCTTATGCCAccatttttgaattccaaattgttccttttaatgaaaacaaaacaacttaGCTTCAGTAAATGTGCAGTATCTGATTAGACTTCTTTTTTCCAACTCCTCTTTTCAACCTTATGCATAACTGTTAAATTGGAATGAAAATATATAGAAGGGGAAAATCGGCTGTGCAGTCAGCTTAGTGttgatacaatttttttaaaattcatatgcTCTTTTGAAACAAttgaaatcattaaaaatttCTCTCTAAAGAAAGCTTTGTCCCATATTCGTCTTTTTGTATATCTAATGGCACAAGAGTTCTTAAATTGTTCCTGAACTAAAACCAGCTTCATTTGTATTagtttatttgagtcttctttccATGAAAAACTCTTTTTAAGATTGTTTTTAGTTATAGTTTTCATCATTTTGTTGATTACTGTTTTTTGTAACTATACGTTTTTTGTGGTTTGATaactttatctcattttttaGACTTAGTCCAAGATTATATTTATCCTTAAAAAtttatggagttttttttttgattaaagggcATGCCATTGAATGTGTGACTTAAAAAAGATGGCTTTCCTAAATAAAATAAtgctgaataataataaaataataactgaaAATTGTCTTAACTCTCTTTGTTGatgtcttttttgtattttatttattttttaatttgtatttttatttttcctttgtattcctttaTAAGGTGCTCAAATAACATAGTGGTGGGAAAAAGAGCAGAAAGAATAGACACAGAGAAGGAGAGCAATAAAAGAACCACAAGTTCTGtcggaaagggagaaaagagagaggtcgTGAATTGATACAAGTGATAGGACACTGATATAAAGCACTATGATAGCAATGGAGTTTTTATGAAATTTTAGGATTTGTTATAGTACTATTTGAAACAGCTTTGATGTGCTGAAACGTTAGCTAATGCTGACTACAATATTTTGTCCTATTAGCTTAGTTGCTTAGAACATTATGCTATTGAAGATTGGGCAAATAAACTGGCAtagtttagcctgaagaaaagaagactcagggaaAATATGATagctttttaaagtatttgaaaatcTTTTATATGGAAGAGGGCTTAGACTGGTCCTGTTGGGCCCCAGAGGGCTGAACCAAGAACAATATGTGGAAATTGTGGAGGCAAATTTCAGCTTGCTGTAAGGAAAGATTTTTAAAGCTGTTTAAAACtgaaattggagaaggaaatggcaaatcactctgatatctttgccaagaaaatcctaaatggagtcacagagttggacgtgactgaaacaactaaattaccaaaaaaaaaatgcccactGAAATATCTTTATGAGGTAATGGTTCTTCCTTTACAGAAGTATTCAAGGAAAGCTTGGGTTGCTTTTCAGTCATCTAGGTTTGTAATCTTAACATCAGTCTTCACTCTCCCTTATCCTCCGTAACCAACCATTATCAAGGCTTATTGATTTTTCCCTCTACAACAGGTCTCATTTCCATTCTAATCACCATCACCCCagtttaggccctcatcatctctcacatgGACAATTAGAATAGTTTCCCTTTGGTCTCCTCTCTAGTCTCTaccctttccaattcatccttcccACAActaccaaaatgatattcctgaAGTATAGGCCTAACCATGAAACTCCTTTGTTCCGAAAGTTTCAGTGCCACCAGTTTTCTCCAGGAtggtatatatttttctttttggaatttaaagcctATAACCTAGCTACAGCTTGCCTTTCCATACTCACTactattactccccttcacaaatTCTACAGCCTGGCCAAAATGCCTTATTTGCTGTTTTACACAGAGAATTTCACCTCGTTCTCTGTACCCTTACACAGACTGTCCACTATTCCAGTAATACCTTTCCTCTTCACTGCTGCATCTTAGAACTCCAGgctttcaaaattcatttctagGGTTACCATCTGTGTGAGGCCTTTTCTAGTCCACTAGTTATTAGTTTCTTCTCCCCCTAAatattatatttactttgtatgtgttttttttatCTACCTCTACAAGTATATGTTGTTTCTACCATAGAacacaagttccttgaggacagatacttttttatttttgtctttgtcatttAAAACACTGTTAGGTTTGAAAATTAAGGTTAACTGAGAGACAGTGGTCccagcatgatcaatttattagtagTAACTAGCAGTAACCAATAAATTGGGTCAGTGGCTTTTCAAGGCCAGAGGCCTTGAGTGAGGGCCAACAGGATCTTTTAAAGCTAGGTATATCTTCCTTCTCATTGGCCTGACAGTACATTACAATTCAACCTCTGTTTTTGAACAAAAGAAGAACTATTTTAATATATGGAcaaattcaattcaccaaatatttattaattgcttattacTTTTAGAGCCTCATAGTAAGCAGTGGAGGTAGTACAGAgtttaaataagaaataaattcttCTGTGATGGCAGATATAttcttgaaggggaaaaaagacacacATATAGAAACCCACTGAAGGGAAAAACTCATAAGGACATTTGAATGTTTACTCCTCAACAGGAGTATTGCCTCTACACAAAGATAGTCCATTATGACATTCATCATAAAAGATGAATTTGGGTATTAAAGTCCTGAAGAATTCAAAGTAATGGTACTATACATTTGGATTTATAAGGATTCTTTTTGCTCTGATTCTATGACTAAATAAGAGAAAATTTACAGTCTGTGTATATGAATGATACTTATATATCCTTAATATTTTAAATCTTGAGCTAGAATGTGTTATCAATAGATAAATACAAATAGGAATTTGAAATTCTAATTTTGATCTAAACTAAACCCAaccccattttactttttatttacatattttaaaatgtttgaagaGGTTTTCCTTCCTCAGTCTATGAAAGAACCCTTTGCCAGGTggtttttctttgacttctcatGTTATACTTCTCTGTCTTAACATTTGAAAGTTTTAAAAGGTAAACTTATCActatctttaattttaaaaaaaattaagttatgaaagaaaggaaatgatataTAAAGAAATCCTGAAACTCATAGATAATGTGGAGCTACATTATTATTCatataatttattcttttctacCTAAGTTGAAGTAATCTTGAGAGTTCATGATTGTTTCTTTTACTAACTCATAAAATCTCTACTAGACTTTTTCATCTCCCCCAAATtcatccatctttattttctttctttcatcattaGGCTAAGTGAATATTGTATTTTTGTAACAAGTACCTGTGAACATATAGATTTTAAAATCCCCAAGAAGGTCACACAAAGGCCTTAAGTGGTGAGTTGTTAGGTACTTGGGTATTAGGTACTGCTTTTTCATGGCCTATGAGGAAGTAATGCTTTCGGTTAAAAGGCCACCATTACTTTTCATGAGAATGAAATGTCAAGTAATCAGAGTTCGGAGTCAGGTCAAGATTAACCAAAATCATGTAGATAatagaaaaattttttttgaattttgttcTTAATGTCAGAGTAAAGTTactggttgttgtttgtccttagtacTCCAAAAGGATggatgacatcatgatgttgggggACAAGGTAAGGTGTGtttaactgtggctgatcagttgcagtgtgagctcagaaggctctatcacagcTCGAGCACAAATAGTCCTTTTAAACATTTGGGATACAGATGTTTCTGTATTTGCACATCTaacatttcctttgtgctactgagattttgctttgctcatagagcacagcattgTCTTTGATATGGGTATACCaggctgggtggtcctgtgctagtgtctcccatgtctcacaatattaaagttcttcagagagacctcgaGAGTATCCTTGcacacttcttctgacctccctgTAATTGTTTGCCTTGTGTGAATCCTccctaaaatagtcttttaagtaAACATACATTCAGCATGGgctatgtggccagcccattggagttgcactatgtaacagagtttgaatgtttggcagttctgCTTGAGAGAGGACCTTagtatctggtaccttatcttgccaggtaatccttagaatcttccttaaaacaattcaaatggaagtggctCAACTTTCTAGAAAAGGAAAGGTGGTGGGAGTGGGAGCAGTAATTTAAGTTATTAGGAGACAAAAAGGgtaattatatttttgtttttgcaatagGTGTTCCTGGTGGACTGTGTAAACTCAAAGGCTACCAATATATCCTTCCTTACAATAGGGTACTGAAATGGAGAAACTGGGAGAAGAGTAGAACAGgattgagcttttttttttcttttttttacctaaATTATAGAACTtggaaattaaaagaactctgaactGAAAAGTTTTCAGTAAATAAATTCATGGTGGATTCAGCTTTTGCTGTTCATTAATGATTCACATTGGATTTCACTTGCTACATTCAGTAGAAagacaggttaaaaaaaagtactaaATAGGACATATTTATTTTAAGTCTGCCTCCTGATGTGATTTAGCCccaaatctttttgttttggttaattttattttgtgtacaataaataattttcagAAAGACTAGGGAAGCCATTTTAATCCTATTAAGGTATATAAGGAAATGCTACTActaataaagctagaaaaaaaattattagaaaaatcccatttaaaaaaatgagagagagaagtagaagcACTTAAGAAATAAATCAGGCATGCAATGAACAAATACTATGGGgtaaaaagatatgaatagaGATCTCCAGAAAAAAAGAGGGTGATACTATTAGAAccctaaaagagaaaaatgaaacaactgtAATAATCACTTTAATggtttaaaaattaatgaaacagggtcggagccaagatggcggctggaaagcagggactagcgtgacctccctgccgagtccctccaaaaacctataaaaaatggctctgaaccaattctagaatggcagaacccacaaaacagcagagggaagcagggctccagcccaggacagcctggatggtctctgggtgaggtctatcccacaaggaactgggagcagaggggagctgtGGGGAGCCCAGCCCAGCCGAGCCCAgccgagcccagcgtgagctgtgcagaccaaccagaccagaagctgggcggaaagtgccctagcgccctgaatcagtgagctgcggcagttaccagactcctcaacccacaaacaccaaagacagtggagaaggttagtgggaaaagctgtgggagtggaaggagttcaaggttcggcttccagcccctggggcagcagaggtggggcagctacagctgttgttgcttccagccccaggcccacc contains the following coding sequences:
- the TUSC1 gene encoding tumor suppressor candidate gene 1 protein, which encodes MWRMRGAAARRWGCGGDGSDGDGGGSCGRGQERLCRVFGGAGGGGCCCRGGWRGRAGGARQQLEERFADLAASHQEAIRARDERDRQNARLREENGRLRLENRRLKRENRNLFRQALQRQDEEQSTEPTRAAAGGGEHGEPDSEEESGGAAEACEHVRGVAADPKERRAGEGPEEPGSPRALRARLERLEAMYRRALLQLHHEQQWQHRRAQAQKAEAKEEEEEGRLELEIGAPDPAPLL